From one Candidatus Sulfotelmatobacter sp. genomic stretch:
- a CDS encoding TatD family hydrolase, translated as MIDTHCHLCDKRFDKDREAVIERAHAAGVRAFVEIAHEPKIVPEAHALAARHPDLFLCVGVHPSESGRVPDDYRASLRDHAGHARVVAIGETGLDFYRDYAPRERQEQWFRAQLAIADEKGLPVVIHQRSALDPTLAILEAARPQAGGVLHCFDDGPPAAERASKLGFKLGLGGCVTYGHAALDEAVKVAPAEMLVLETDAPYLEPEPRTLKRNEPALLTRVVKRIAELRGWTPEEVVRVTTANALDLFRLPIGGAPVAPGKVGS; from the coding sequence GTGATCGACACTCACTGCCACCTTTGCGACAAACGCTTCGACAAGGATCGCGAAGCGGTGATCGAGCGCGCCCATGCCGCGGGGGTGCGCGCCTTCGTCGAGATCGCGCACGAACCGAAGATCGTTCCGGAGGCGCACGCGCTCGCCGCCCGGCACCCCGATCTCTTCCTGTGCGTCGGCGTTCACCCCAGCGAATCGGGCCGCGTCCCCGACGACTATCGCGCCTCGCTGCGCGATCACGCGGGACACGCGCGCGTGGTGGCGATCGGCGAGACCGGACTCGACTTCTATCGCGACTACGCGCCACGCGAGCGTCAGGAGCAGTGGTTCCGCGCCCAGCTCGCGATCGCCGACGAGAAGGGCCTGCCGGTGGTGATCCACCAGCGCTCGGCGCTCGATCCGACCCTCGCGATTCTCGAAGCGGCTCGCCCGCAGGCCGGCGGCGTGCTCCACTGTTTCGACGACGGCCCGCCGGCGGCCGAGCGCGCGAGCAAGCTCGGCTTCAAGCTCGGCCTCGGCGGCTGTGTCACCTATGGCCACGCGGCGCTCGATGAGGCGGTGAAGGTGGCGCCCGCCGAGATGCTGGTGCTCGAGACCGACGCGCCCTATCTCGAGCCGGAGCCGCGCACGCTCAAGCGCAACGAGCCGGCGCTGCTCACGCGCGTGGTGAAGAGGATCGCCGAGCTGCGAGGCTGGACGCCCGAGGAAGTGGTGCGCGTCACCACCGCCAACGCACTCGATCTGTTCCGATTGCCGATCGGCGGCGCGCCCGTGGCGCCGGGGAAGGTGGGATCGTGA